Proteins from one Setaria italica strain Yugu1 chromosome V, Setaria_italica_v2.0, whole genome shotgun sequence genomic window:
- the LOC101759894 gene encoding peroxidase 72 — translation MKGAMAALALVPLAVAVLFSSLPSSAASPVQWGKLDPHFYDHSCPQAQQIVASIVGKAHYQDPRMAASLLRLHFHDCFVKGCDASLLLDSSGSIVSEKRSNPNRDSARGFEVIDEIKAALEAACPGTVSCADILALSARDSTVMTGGPGWIVPLGRRDSRGASVQGSNNDIPAPNNTLPTIITKFKLQGLDIVDLVALLGSHTIGDSRCTSFRQRLYNQTGNGLPDFTLDASYAAALRPRCPRSGGDQNLFFLDPVTPFKFDNQYYKNILANRGLLASDEVLLTGSSATADLVKLYAANQDIFFQHFAQSMVKMGNISPLTGADGEIRKHCRRVNHK, via the exons ATGAAGGGTGCAATGGCGGCCTTGGCCTTGGTGCCTCTCGCCGTTGCggttctcttctcctccctgcCGTCGTCGGCGGCGTCCCCTGTGCAGTGGGGGAAGCTGGACCCCCACTTCTACGACCACTCGTGCCCGCAGGCGCAGCAGATCGTGGCGTCCATCGTGGGGAAGGCGCACTACCAGGACCCCCGCAtggccgcctccctcctccgcctccacttccacgactgcttcgtcaag GGCTGCGACGCGTCGCTCCTGCTTGACAGCAGCGGGTCGATCGTGAGCGAGAAGCGGTCCAACCCCAACCGGGACTCGGCCAGGGGCTTCGAGGTCATCGACGAGATCAAGGCCGCCCTCGAGGCTGCCTGCCCCGGcaccgtctcctgcgccgacatcctcgcccTCAGCGCCCGCGACTCCACCGTCATG ACCGGTGGGCCCGGGTGGATTGTGCCTCTGGGGCGTAGGGACTCACGCGGCGCCAGCGTGCAGGGCTCCAACAACGATATCCCGGCACCCAACAACACCCTCCCCACCATCATCACCAAGTTCAAGCTCCAGGGCCTCGACATCGTCGACCTCGTCGCACTCCTCG GTAGCCACACCATCGGCGATTCCCGGTGCACGAGCTTCCGGCAGCGTCTGTACAACCAGACGGGCAACGGCCTCCCGGACTTCACACTGGACGCGTCCTACGCAGCGGCGCTGCGCCCGCGCTGCCCCCGCTCCGGCGGCGACCAGAACCTCTTCTTCCTCGACCCCGTCACGCCCTTCAAGTTCGACAACCAGTACTACAAGAACATCCTCGCCAACCGCGGCCTGCTCGCCTCCGACGAGGTCCTCCTCACCggcagctccgccaccgccgacctCGTCAAGCTCTACGCCGCCAACCAGGACATCTTCTTCCAGCACTTCGCGCAGTCCATGGTCAAGATGGGCAACATCTCGCCGCTCACCGGGGCCGACGGCGAGATCAGGAAGCACTGCAGGAGGGTCAACCACAAATGA